taccaggtgtgggcttattactaggtgtgggcttattaccagacatcgATTTATTGCcaggtgtgggcttattactagTTATGGGCTTTTTAttagacatgggcttattactaggcatgggcttattaccagacatggattTATTGCCAGACATGTGCTTAGTGCCAGGCGTGGGATTATAACCAGGCATTGGCTTATAACCAGACATAGGCTTATTGTCAGACGTGGGCTTATAACCAGGTGTGGGTTTATGACCATACATAGGCTTATTGTCATATGTTGACTTATTgctggacatgggcttattaccaggtgtagGCTTATTActaggcatgggcttattaccaggtatgggcttattGCCTCTATTGATGAACAAAAAATGCTAAGAAGTTTGTGAGTGGAAggtaatgtatacatattatattggAAACTGTGACTGATATGTTTTGATTTCAACTCCAGGAAGATTGTAGCCAAAACATTTTCTCCAAAATCTTATTGTTGTCAGTCATCAAATGAATTATTCTGTCGTGTGTACGACCTCAAGACAAGGTCTTTCAATGGTAAATACATGCCAAACATCTGCAATGTTGATTGTAAAGTAGGAATCATATAGTCGCTATGTAGCCATTGATTCccagtgtttgtttgtttgttgtgcATCACACTGATAAGTCTATCACAGTATCACAAGAGAGATCATTTCCTGGTGTAGTTGTCTTTCAAAATGATCTGTATTCTAAATTCACAACTTACAGATCTTTATAGTATGAGATTAAACCTGGTTGAGATGTTTGTGTagttaaattaaaacaaaatttaacatATATCTGATACATTATTGGAAAGACATGTCATTGACATTTAATGGCTGAAacttaaaaattttaattttaggaagTTGTCCCAACTGTCCAAGCAGACAGACAGCCTCAGCGACAGATGCGTCCAGTACATCAATCCGAAAAGGCCAAACCACAAGACAAACAAGGGAGGCAACCTCACTCTCAAGAGGTCGCACCAATAAATGTATCAGTTACAGTGAATGTAGTTCCTGAGGCCAAGAGTCCAGCAAAGGTTGCTCCTATGTCAGAACAAGTAGGGGAAGCGTTCATAACTTGgttttataaaatgttaaactcGCAAAACCCGATGACACCCAACGTGCCTGAAGACTTTGGATCTCATCACTTCTGGCCGGACGTGAACTTCAAATTGTTGTGTTTAACACCTCAGCCATTGGAGGAGGAAATCACTGGTGCTGATCTGACCACACAGAGGTTGTTGGCTTTAGTCAGAGATGAACAGTTACTTTTTAACCCAAACATCAGTAGTGAGGGTTTGAAGATTAAGTCTAACCCTCATGGACAACTCGTGCTTATCGTGTGTGGCACAGTTCATAGGAGCCAGGACTGTCTGGGAGAGTTTGAACAACTGTTTGGTTTACTTAGAGACCCTCGCTTCGACAATAATTGGAAAGTGAAATTCACAAGGTTGAGGATTAGAAGCTCACAAATGACAGCAATGCCAAAATTAACAGATCAAGCTCTGAGTGAAGTGACTGCTTTGATACCTGTGTAGGTAGATTTGTGACAGACTCGTGAATGATGTCAAATAAAGAACAATGAcatcacaaacaaaaaatgttagCATTTTCCTGTTgtaaataatacaaataattcTGTGATAAAAGACGACTTTGTTCTCgttttgataataaatatgatacttTTAGATATTGTTATAGAAGATAATTCATCAATGAAAGTTCCgaattattttatcaattatctGCCATTGTGATGTAATGATGACCCAGGACAATATATAGCTGAGATATGTAGTTTAGTGGGATATATATAGCATTACAAAGTTAGTGCACACTGCAGTGTTGCAATCAGCATCATGATAATAGcatttgattaaaaattctaTTAAAAAACAAAGAATTATGCATTTACTTCTGATCAATAATTGAAAACTAAATAAAGTTCTGACAGCAGGATATCTTCTTATAATATCCCGAAGTTAGACATGACCTCGTTTTGTATGGACAAAACTAAAcacataattatgtacatgttttgaaGCTACATGTATTCCATTTTATAGCTGAATTGTTTAATTGTCATTAtcataataaatacatgtaatcaaatattttaatttattgtttCTTTCAATGCATTCATGATGTAAAATTATGAACATTTTCAGGAAAGAGATAAACAATATACGATTTAAGTCCTGTGTTGTCATTATAATAATGTGATATCAAATGTAATTAGCTCAATAAATTTGGACTGGACTAATGCTATGGTGTGGCCTCCATCTAACATTGGctatttaattttcatttccatTCAACAGATCAAGAGACTGTTGCTTATTTAAATGTAGATATGAATCATATCCTTGGGGCAGAGGCAGGGCCAAAAATTTGTGAGGATTTAAAAAGACTTCTTTATAAGAACATGTTGAAAGATTTTGACCTAGTTTCCATGGATCCTCCCTGGGGGAAGACAATCTGGCCTTAACACTAGTGTAGGGCATGGCCATTCATAGCAGGTGGGGTGGAGGTGGGTTGGGGATGGGGAAATGAATGGCGTAGAGATTCAGCTTTTGTTTTTGGTGTACTTATACCTAATTTGACACAAATCATTTCCAATGATTTCATGTTGGATAAATAGAAGGAGAtacaaaaaaatttaaatcaacattaatatcaggaCCATCATTAAGTATGGAGGAGTTCTGACTTATAGACATACGGAAAAAAaccaattacatgtattattattatatatatataggactgaTACAGGGTCAACTGAGGAAATTAAGGTTGAAAAGTCACTCCTAGTCGGTAAATTGATATTGGACTAATTCATACCAAAGGGTCTATGGAATTACATCAATTGTATCTTGTTATTTTGAATAATGGAGAATATGTCCATTAGAAGTAGAGAGACGTACTCCTTAGTTAATTTGAACAGATTGGGACTTAATTGAGATAGTTACCCTGAGTGTAGATTTCACATTGTACGTCTTGAAGGACTGATAGTAAACTAGGAGTTAATCTTTTATGGAGTGTTAAGTGATTTTGGGCTGAATTGGCAAGTGTCATCCCTAGAGGAAAGCATATGGATTCCAGTACAAATAAAATGGAAGGATCTCCTCTGCAGAGATGAGCTGTATCTCCTTAGAGGAGAGCGACTGTTATGGTCTTAGAGGAGATTGGTTGCTCTTTTACCCTAGACAGGGATATTCTTATCTCGCCCTAGGTTGAGACAAGCTACATGTGCTCTTTGtacgttctcaacaattgtgtTTCGTCATGTCAACAATATCATGACGTCATGACAACAATATAATAAAGTCAAATCTGTATCGTCCATATTggatacataagagggtaaacagggtaagagaaaaataatcattcacccccatggaagtgagacgGGGGAATCTCATTCTTTAGGGTTAAATACTAATGCTGCCAAACACTTGGCAAGCATtatgtttggcaacttaagaatcttcccaCTTTAGTTGAGATTTCCCTGTCTCATCCCCTTAGGGGAGTTCCATGGTACCTCTTGGGAGAAAAGTGACTATTCCGTTATGGGAGAACAGCTGTACCTCTTGGAGGGGAACAGCTGTACCTCTTGGAGGGGAACGGCTGTACCTCTTGGAGGAGAACGGCTGTACCTCTTGGAGGGGAACGACTGTACCTCTTGGAGGGGAACGGCTGTACCTCTTGGAGGGGAAGGGCTGTACCTCTTGGAGGGGAACGACTGTACCTCTTGGAGGGAACGACTGTACCTCTTGGAGGGGAAGGGCTGAACCTCTTGGAGGGGAACGACTGTACCTCTTGGAGGGGAAGGGCTGTACCTCTTGGAGGAGAACGGATGTACATCTTGGAGGGGAAAACCACAGAAGTCGAGGTGCCTCATCATCAAGAAGGGGAAAATTACGCAGCAGTTCCAGCTGAAAGTCCAAGGAGAGACGATTCCATCAATAGTCGGCAACCCAATTAAATGCCTGGGGGAATGGTACGATGGAAGCCTTTGCGATACCAGCAGCATTAAGCGGATAGAGCAGCAAACATCAAAGAGGatgaggaatattgataagACGGGACTTCCTGGCAAGTACAAGGCCTGGATATTCCAGCATGGCCTGCTTCCCCGGCTGACCTGGCCACTGATGTTGTATGAGATAGGGGTAACAACAGTAGAAGGCTTGGGGAGAACAATCAACAGGCATTTACGGCGTTGGCTTGGAGTACCACCATCTTTCTCCAGCATAGGATTGTATAGCAGAACGTCCAAGCTACAATTACCATTCACTTCGTTAGTAGAGGAGTACAAGGTAGGAAAGGCCAGACTCATCATGACACTGAAGACTTCAAAGGATGAGAAAGTCAGGCAGGCAGGCGTTCATGTGAGAACAGGGAGGAAGTGGTCGGCAAGCAGGGCTGTTGAGGACGCAGAAAGCAGGCTGAGACACAAAGATATAGTTGGGACAGTATGTCAGGGCAGACAGGGTCTAGGAACAACACACAGACAGTCATGGAGAACGACAGACACAGGAGAGAGAAGGGGGATGGTACAGAGTGAGATTAGAGCTCAGGAGGAGGAGGGAAGGAAGAAAAAAGCTGTGGAGATGGGCTGTCAGGGCGCATGGACAAGATGGGAGACTGAGGAACGGCATTTGACCTGGAAGGATATCTGGCGATATCAACCAGCACAACTGAAATTCCTGCTGCGGTCAGTCTATGACGTCCTGCCATCACCAGTCAATCTCCATAGATGGGGTTTGGTACCTGACCCAGACTGTGTACTGTGTGGCAAGAGAGGGACCTTGGACCATGTGTTAACAAGCTGCCAAACGGCACTGACACAGGGCCGGTACACATGGCGACATAATGAGGTGCTCCGGGAGCTTGCAGACATCCTAGAAAGGGAGAGGAAAGCACAGAGGAAAGTAAAGAAGAAGATGGTTACCATCAGATTTGTTAAGGAGGGACAGAGTGTGCCAGTGCAGGGAACCAACAAGAAGAGTGGCCTGCTAGAGATGGCAGACGACTGGACCATGGAAGTGGATCTACATGGAAGATCATCTTTTCCGAACATAGTCCAGACGTCCCTTAGGCCAGACATTGTGCTGTGGTCTAGGGGAGAGAAGAAGCTACTACTAGTAGAGCTGACCGTGCCATGGGAAGAGAGATGTGTACAGGCAAATGAGAGGAAACGTGCCAAGTATGAGGACTTGTTGGCTGAGTGCTGGGAGCAGGTATGGCAGACATGGAACTTCCCTGTAGAGGTTGGGTACAGGGGCTTCCCTGCACAGTCAGTGTGGAGGACGCTCAGCGCGCTGGGACTGACAGGCCTGGAAAGGAGGAGAGCAGTACAGAGGCTCGCCCAAGCAGCTGAACGTGCCTCCAGTTGGGTTTGGAGGAAGAGAGAGGAGAGTACCTGGAAGCCAACCGTTGGAGCACAGTGACTGATCACCACTGTGGACCCCCCATCCAGAGAGTGTTCCGAGCTAGGGGTTGAAACATTCAACGAAGGATGGACTCGGCTGATGACTCCAACGGAGCGGCAGTGCCACACACCATCAATGGCATCTGTATTATGTAAGTTTGGTGAAAAACTAATAACACTTCACACAGGTGGATATCATAATCAGTGGGTTAGTAAGTATCTATAATCACTGATGCTAAGAAGGATAATCGCATCGGTGCAAATATgaatttcacattttaacatatGTCTTGTAGACATGTAGGTCCTGATGAAGACCCTGCGATAGGGTCGAAACTAGTAGACCAATAAAGTCTCCACTTATCGGTTAAGCTTGAGTATGTTGTGGTTATTCTCCATTGTTTATAATTAGTTTATTTGCTATAACTGCCCGGCATACCTTTAAGGTATCCATACTCAACACGAATTTCCACACTAAGAAGACCCACTGATGTCCATCTGACGTTGGCTCCTCTCCCCTACGTAGTAACATGTCTTGTAGATGTGGCATACAGAGAATAAAAACTTTAAGAGATTGATGAAGAGCAACATTGAAGCTCTCTTTAACCGGTTGATTTCTAATAAGAAGCATcctttatacatgtaacactggCTAGAGTGCAATCGAGCTTATACCAAAGTGTGTCACCAGTCGTCTGTTTTCTGCCCAGTGTCaacttttttcatttaaacaacttttcaataactaagaggcccaaTATACCTTATATTGGGCCTGTGACAGTATATGGTAAAGGCTACCAAATGAATTACCTAGGTCTACTTTCAAagttgtgaccttgaaaatatctttaaaacaacTTCCTGTTAACCAAGAGGTCCATTGAACCACCGGGGAATGTCTAGTTTTATAActaaaatagtcagaaatattTCTGACtacttttttcggcatagccgtataattttcttttgttctcGGATATGAcgtgacaggtggcgttactggtcaagatgaagtatgtgattggtcaatgtagcggtaaatgcaaaatgcagacatgcagttaaagacgaaacaaaattaagattgaatgcaagctgaataattatatataagtggatgtatctattcaaatgacacattaataaaatcatattcctgattcaaatgcagtcttattatccaGAAATGAATCaaactgataattttgttatccgtgatGAAACTGAGCATtcattaattagttcgttaatttttacattaaaaccaccagcattaaaactatgccgtttatcttttttgaagatatttcttgtttaatataaaactagacatacCCCTGTGAATGATCTGATATTAGTCCTTGTCATGCTGCGATGAAATGACCTTCACATGGTAGTTTCAAATCAAGTTTCTATAGAATTTCCCAAAAAACGACCATGTAGCATGAATGAATCAATTATTTTTCGAAGTCCCCTTATAAAGTAGTCTTAAGTGTATCAGATATTAACGACTTTACATACTTCTCCTGAAATAGACGAATATATATTCACCGCTTTCTTTTTGTTCTTACTTCATAATGTCGCTGCTGGTTTCTATTAAAAAATATGTGCAATATATCTCCTGTAATCGGCTAATATAAGGGTTCATTATCGAAAGTTCTGATAAGATCAGACCAGAGacctatagtatataggtctctgatcagacttaattaataattaagccTACTGTAGTTTCtgaatgaaatacatgtataaacatcgTCAAAAAAATTCCATATTTTTTGGCAAACATGAAATCCCCGTTCTATATGTCATTTGGCAACGCCACAGCGTCGTGGAGCACATTTTCAGACAAACACAGAGGGATGGTATATTTTCACCGACTGCAAATAATCTGTTGACTATATTATATGATCAGTATGTTTAAAATCACATCCGTGTCttatggaacgccaaattaacatatattcaattactTGAACCTctcttcaattatttgaagataggttaaATTAactgaagataggttcaatttaatcgaagataggttcaattcaatcGAAGATCGGTCCAATtatttgtacctatctttattttctctaattgaattgaacctatctctaattgaattaaacctatcttcaaatacaacatatctctaattaaattaaaactaTCTTCAATTCAATTGGACCTATCTTTATGTCAATTGCacctatctttaattcaattgaacctatctttaattcgTCCTTTTCCCTATTTGTTCGTAATTGAATATAACAATGTTAGGTTCACATCAATGAAGATATGTTCAATTAGTCTTATTTTAAGCTATCTTTAATAGAATTGTGCCTACAgtatcttcaattgaattgaatctatctttaattgaattgtacctTAATTCAATGATTGAATACATGTTCCATAGTGTCTAACATTGAACGGACATTACATACTTCGTTTGTATTCCCGCGTAAAAACTTATGTACGAAACTACCGTCAAACTGGATTCCTGTGAGTACATCCGGATACGAAACTACCGTCAAACTGGATTCCTGTGAGTACATCCGGATACGGAAGTGACATTTCCTTGGATATTTTTAGTAACAACAAACTATGTTAAATATAGCATTTCTGCCAGTTTTTAGTACATAGAGACTCGACAAAAGACACATAATGTTAAGGTAAGCATGATCACGTAtttctgaaatgttttattacgATATGATTTGTATATTTAGTGTATATCACTCAGAAAATAGTGTACATGTcttaatcaatatacatgtcTCATTTATGTATCGGTACTGTATATTTGACCTCAGGATTTGGGGTTGGCTTATGCAACTGCTTCTGTTGATTGTTATAGACCTAATAGGCCTACaattacatcacacttacagtGTTAACACTTAGTTGGCTCATGTAGTTAGCGAACCCAGTTACCAGCCTATATGTGTTACATAATTCTCCCCAGATATTCATGATCACTGTTCaatgtacatgatgtatattatatacagaacGTTACACCGGCAAATCGGCCCACAGAAAGCTAAGTACGATATAGATTTGGGATCCTGTGACCAATGATGTATCCTACATGTTTACAATGTTCTAACTACATGTTCGTAATACTTATTGTACTGTTCCGTCTCGCAACATCAGTCATTAAGACTTAAAGTACACTTGGGAAGTTGGGATATTTTGAGTTCTATAGatctaaatacacttttttTCATCCGAGACTATAAATTAAAAATACCCCCTTACATTTAGttcaactaaaaaaaaacaaaaaaaaaacaagcaaaatatGAAAGTGAACTTTTTTGGAGTAGACAGTTTTGATAATCAGATGAGAAATACTTAATTTTATTCCTCTTTTTGTCATTCATACAGCTGAGGAGAAGATGGAAGATATGTTTGGACAGTATTTCCGAGGCCATGGGTATTTGTGTGCCAGCCACCCATTGGAAGTTATTATTGGCACTTTGACAGTCACAGTGTGTTTGGTTTCCATGAGCATGTTGGCTATTGGGGATATCCTGCATGTGTCTCCTCAGAGTCAGGTAATAAATCTACACTGATGTTGTGGTTATCAAGGTCCAACgatttttctgagggctttttgggaCTGTTgatgggccccattcccaattggaattatttctttttaaagccgaaatcccaaaatttgcagtttactcatGAAAAACTCTTTCCAAATTCACCAATCTTCTTCCGAAAATGAGACAACAAGTTAAGgcccatcccaaaccagtgagaaaaagccctgatgTCAATATAGTTATGTATTATGAATGGTCAACATTCATTTCAATACTTTTTCTCATTGATTGTATTAACTTAATAAAATGTGTTATGTTTTAAGTTTAACATTTTGTTTGCAGGAAACAGAAAGCTTGGATGTAATAATAGTATCCATAGCCAGATGTCTGGCAGTGGTCTATGTTTACCTACAGTTTCGGAGTCTGAGGAGACTGGGATCCC
The sequence above is drawn from the Pecten maximus chromosome 9, xPecMax1.1, whole genome shotgun sequence genome and encodes:
- the LOC117334822 gene encoding uncharacterized protein LOC117334822 produces the protein MRNIDKTGLPGKYKAWIFQHGLLPRLTWPLMLYEIGVTTVEGLGRTINRHLRRWLGVPPSFSSIGLYSRTSKLQLPFTSLVEEYKVGKARLIMTLKTSKDEKVRQAGVHVRTGRKWSASRAVEDAESRLRHKDIVGTVCQGRQGLGTTHRQSWRTTDTGERRGMVQSEIRAQEEEGRKKKAVEMGCQGAWTRWETEERHLTWKDIWRYQPAQLKFLLRSVYDVLPSPVNLHRWGLVPDPDCVLCGKRGTLDHVLTSCQTALTQGRYTWRHNEVLRELADILERERKAQRKVKKKMVTIRFVKEGQSVPVQGTNKKSGLLEMADDWTMEVDLHGRSSFPNIVQTSLRPDIVLWSRGEKKLLLVELTVPWEERCVQANERKRAKYEDLLAECWEQVWQTWNFPVEVGYRGFPAQSVWRTLSALGLTGLERRRAVQRLAQAAERASSWVWRKREESTWKPTVGAQ
- the LOC117334497 gene encoding uncharacterized protein C3orf38 homolog, yielding MDREEKAGSKDILGRLSYSELNELKDTITRKQISAYGRKECINAIVAYSESASELLHRKKLKRDILFQYLFDNQIFESVNSSKDDLVKSIIKFWKSRSQHEKQEVVPTVQADRQPQRQMRPVHQSEKAKPQDKQGRQPHSQEVAPINVSVTVNVVPEAKSPAKVAPMSEQVGEAFITWFYKMLNSQNPMTPNVPEDFGSHHFWPDVNFKLLCLTPQPLEEEITGADLTTQRLLALVRDEQLLFNPNISSEGLKIKSNPHGQLVLIVCGTVHRSQDCLGEFEQLFGLLRDPRFDNNWKVKFTRLRIRSSQMTAMPKLTDQALSEVTALIPV